The proteins below are encoded in one region of Peromyscus eremicus chromosome 10, PerEre_H2_v1, whole genome shotgun sequence:
- the Ppat gene encoding amidophosphoribosyltransferase encodes MELEESGIREECGVFGCIASGEWPTQLDVPHVITLGLVGLQHRGQESAGIVTSDGSSVPTFKVHKGMGLVNHVFTEDNLKKLYVSNLGIGHTRYATTGKCELENCQPFVVETLHGKIAVAHNGELVNAARLRKKLLRHGIGLSTSSDSEMITQLLAYTPPQERDDTPDWVARIKNLMKEAPTAYSLLIMHRDVIYAVRDPYGNRPLCIGRLIPVSDINDKEKKSSETEGWVVSSESCSFLSIGARYCQEVKPGEIVQISRDGIKTLDIIPRSEGDPVAFCIFEYVYFARPDSIFEDQMVYTVRYRCGQQLAIEAPVEADLVSTVPESATPAALGYAAKCGLPYVEVLCKNRYVGRTFIQPNMRLRQLGVAKKFGVLSDNFIGKRIVLIDDSIVRGNTISPIIKLLKESGAKEVHIRVASPPIKYPCFMGINIPTKEELIANKPEFERLAEYLGANSVIYLSVEGLVSSVQQEIKCKKQKVKKHDITIQANGNGLECFEKTGHCTACLTGQYPVDLEW; translated from the exons GGGTCAGGAGAGTGCTGGTATTGTGACCAGTGATGGGAGTTCAGTGCCTACATTCAAGGTGCATAAG GGAATGGGTCTTGTAAATCATGTTTTTACTGAAGACAATTTGAAGAAATTATACGTCTCGAATCTTGGAATCGGTCATACGCGCTATGCCACGACGGGAAAGTGCGAGCTGGAAAATTGTCAGCCATTTGTTGTGGAAACTCTTCACGGGAAAATAGCCGTGGCACATAATGGGGAACTGGTAAATGCAGCTCGGTTAAGGAAAAAG CTTCTGCGCCATGGTATTGGGCTTTCCACATCCTCTGATAGTGAAATGATTACTCAGTTACTCGCGTATACCCCGCCTCAGGAACGAGACGATACCCCAGACTGGGTAGCAAG AATCAAGAACTTAATGAAGGAAGCGCCCACGGCGTACTCTCTGCTTATAATGCACAGGGATGTCATTTATGCAGTGAGGGATCCGTACGGAAATCGCCCTCTGTGCATTGGTCGTCTTATTCCAGTTTCTGATATAAATGACAAAG AGAAAAAGTCTTCAGAAACTGAAGGATGGGTGGTGTCTTCAGAATCTTGCAGCTTTTTATCTATTGGTGCAAG ATATTGCCAAGAGGTCAAGCCTGGAGAAATTGTACAAATATCCAGAGATGGTATCAAAACTCTTGATATAATTCCAAGGTCTGAAGGAGACCCAGTGGCTTTTTGTATCTTTGAATATGTTTATTTTGCAAGACCAGATAGTATATTTGAAG accaAATGGTCTATACAGTAAGGTACCGCTGTGGCCAGCAGCTGGCGATCGAAGCGCCCGTGGAGGCAGACTTGGTGAGCACGGTTCCAGAATCAGCTACGCCTGCAGCTCTTGGCTACGCAGCAAAg TGTGGACTGCCATATGTGGAGGTGCTGTGTAAAAACCGATATGTAGGAAGAACCTTCATTCAGCCAAACATGAGGTTAAGACAACTTGGTGTTGCAAAAAAATTTGGCGTGTTGTCTGACAACTTTATAGGCAAAAGAATTGTTCTCATTGACGATTCAATTGTGAGAGGCAATACTATCTCACCCATCATAAAACTCCTCAAAGAATCCGGGGCAAAAGAG GTGCACATTCGAGTTGCTTCACCACCAATAAAATACCCTTGCTTCATGGGAATCAACATACCCACAAAGGAAGAGCTGATAGCCAACAAGCCAGAATTTGAACGTCTTGCAGAATACCTCG gagcCAACAGTGTTATATACCTGTCAGTGGAAGGACTGGTTTCATCTGTGCAACAAGAGATAAAATGCAAAAAGCAGAAAGTGAAAAAACATGACATTACAATTCAAGCAAATGGAAATGGTCTGGAATGTTTTGAGAAGACGGGACACTGTACGGCTTGCCTCACTGGGCAGTACCCCGTGGACCTGGAATGGTAG